In Aristaeella hokkaidonensis, the following are encoded in one genomic region:
- a CDS encoding purine biosynthesis protein PurH, with amino-acid sequence MRSILIKDTTREERAAIVAEAIGNTEGACDGCAPGIIRMYEDYIEGRLELREVNAAFRAGYVSGGEGPEKTGCEMM; translated from the coding sequence ATGAGAAGTATACTGATTAAGGACACAACCCGGGAGGAACGGGCGGCTATTGTGGCGGAAGCCATCGGGAATACCGAGGGCGCCTGTGACGGCTGCGCACCCGGAATCATCCGGATGTATGAGGACTATATTGAAGGCCGTCTGGAACTCCGGGAGGTGAACGCGGCCTTCCGTGCCGGCTATGTTTCCGGCGGGGAAGGTCCGGAAAAAACCGGATGTGAAATGATGTAA
- the pulA gene encoding type I pullulanase — protein MKKIMCMLTALLMALALLCGTEAVPAARAEEEYTLPREEGTRQLTFYWQDEEADYSTCDMWIWYPNADGHGYLFHPCAYGVKVVLNVPEDVSEVGFIVRRRCSDPGGVSWDEATKDYDGDRYAEITGDTTEVYLLPGDENQYKSNDGGVTLYQEKKMTMAGIVELNQIQYYLNPAVRLESMDQVTVTEQETGRKLEVTGLSSLNNSVIAGKITVGEELDLTRSYTVQIEGYDAITAVPTNVFDSAAFAEKFNYDGDDLGAIPGENGTVFKVWAPTASRVVLNLFEAGDGGEAYDRVEMTRGEKGVWSAEAACGAGTYYTYSVTTVVGEQEAVDPYAKAVGVNGDRGMVIDLDTTDPEGFGEDAFIDSINAYNEAVIWEVHVRDFSNKLASSAYPGKYLAFTEHGLKNASGEPAGVDYLTDLGITHVHLQPVYDYATVDESSDEPQFNWGYDPKNYNVPEGSYSTDPFHGEVRIKEFKQMVQALHQSGLGVVMDVVYNHTYDGNSCLNRIVPYYYYRFDNRGGWSNGSGCGNETASERPMFRKYMVDSVRYWAEEYHVDGFRFDLMALHDVQTMQEIEAAVHAVNPRAIIYGEGWTGGTTPLMENRRANQANIKKVTASEGAIGAVAVFNDAIRDGLKGSVFNAKDRGYISGIVSKNTAGQVVFGLTGGVKNTMVSWSVPGNGVINYMACHDNHTLYDRLLTSCSVDSEEDRLKMNRFGTSIIMIGKGIPFFLAGEEMLRSKGGDSNSYKSSDEVNNIRWDDLTAGSANMAMRDFYRGLIAMRKANPFLTGGEIACEVLEDNAIEVRWTEDEKLVAYALVNPKADREVTLPEGEWQALLYNETIDPEGTQTLSGTVTAAERTVLLVRAK, from the coding sequence ATGAAGAAGATCATGTGTATGCTGACCGCTTTGCTGATGGCGCTGGCGCTGCTGTGCGGAACAGAGGCTGTGCCCGCGGCCCGGGCGGAGGAGGAATACACCCTGCCCCGGGAGGAGGGGACGCGCCAGCTGACCTTCTACTGGCAGGATGAGGAAGCGGATTACAGTACCTGCGACATGTGGATCTGGTATCCCAACGCGGACGGCCACGGGTACCTGTTCCATCCCTGCGCCTACGGGGTGAAGGTCGTGCTGAACGTACCGGAAGATGTCAGCGAGGTGGGCTTTATCGTCCGCCGCAGGTGTTCGGATCCCGGCGGAGTAAGCTGGGACGAGGCGACCAAGGACTATGACGGCGACCGCTACGCTGAAATCACCGGGGACACAACAGAGGTCTACCTGCTGCCCGGAGATGAGAACCAGTACAAGAGCAATGACGGCGGCGTGACGCTGTACCAGGAGAAGAAAATGACGATGGCAGGCATTGTGGAGCTGAACCAGATTCAGTATTACCTGAATCCGGCGGTACGGCTCGAGTCCATGGACCAGGTGACGGTGACCGAGCAGGAAACCGGCAGGAAACTGGAAGTGACCGGTCTTTCCAGCCTGAACAACAGCGTGATCGCCGGCAAGATCACCGTCGGGGAGGAGCTGGACCTGACCCGCTCCTATACAGTGCAGATTGAAGGGTATGACGCGATCACCGCGGTGCCTACCAATGTCTTTGATTCAGCCGCTTTCGCGGAAAAGTTCAACTATGACGGAGATGACCTGGGCGCCATACCCGGGGAAAACGGCACCGTCTTCAAGGTCTGGGCACCGACGGCTTCCCGGGTGGTGCTGAACCTGTTTGAGGCCGGTGACGGCGGGGAAGCGTATGACCGCGTGGAGATGACCCGGGGAGAGAAGGGCGTCTGGAGCGCGGAGGCTGCCTGCGGCGCGGGCACCTACTATACTTATTCGGTCACAACGGTTGTCGGGGAACAGGAAGCGGTGGATCCCTATGCAAAGGCAGTCGGCGTGAACGGAGACCGGGGCATGGTGATTGACCTGGACACCACGGATCCGGAAGGATTCGGAGAGGATGCTTTCATTGACAGCATCAACGCCTACAACGAGGCAGTGATCTGGGAAGTGCACGTCCGCGATTTCTCCAACAAGCTGGCTTCGTCGGCTTATCCGGGCAAGTACCTGGCTTTTACAGAACACGGCCTGAAAAATGCTTCCGGAGAACCGGCGGGCGTTGACTACCTGACGGATCTTGGGATTACCCATGTGCACCTGCAGCCGGTATACGACTACGCCACCGTGGATGAATCCTCCGATGAACCGCAGTTCAACTGGGGCTATGACCCGAAGAACTATAACGTGCCGGAAGGAAGCTACTCCACGGATCCGTTCCACGGCGAAGTCCGCATTAAGGAATTCAAGCAGATGGTGCAGGCACTGCATCAGAGCGGGCTGGGTGTGGTCATGGACGTGGTGTATAACCATACCTACGACGGGAATTCCTGCCTGAACCGGATTGTTCCGTATTACTACTATCGCTTCGATAACCGGGGCGGCTGGTCCAACGGGTCCGGCTGCGGCAACGAGACCGCTTCGGAACGTCCCATGTTCCGGAAATACATGGTGGATTCCGTCCGCTACTGGGCGGAGGAATACCATGTGGACGGTTTCCGCTTTGACCTGATGGCGCTGCATGACGTCCAGACCATGCAGGAGATCGAGGCCGCGGTGCACGCCGTGAATCCCCGGGCGATTATTTACGGGGAAGGCTGGACCGGCGGTACGACGCCCCTGATGGAAAACCGGCGGGCAAACCAGGCAAACATCAAGAAGGTTACGGCTTCCGAAGGCGCCATCGGCGCGGTCGCGGTGTTCAACGACGCGATCCGGGACGGCCTGAAGGGCAGCGTGTTCAATGCGAAGGACCGGGGCTATATCAGCGGTATCGTCAGTAAGAATACGGCCGGACAGGTGGTCTTCGGACTGACCGGCGGTGTGAAGAACACAATGGTATCCTGGTCTGTGCCGGGCAACGGCGTCATCAACTACATGGCCTGCCATGACAACCATACCCTGTATGACCGGCTGCTGACTTCCTGCTCCGTTGATTCGGAGGAGGACCGGCTGAAGATGAACCGCTTCGGCACCTCGATCATTATGATCGGCAAGGGTATTCCCTTCTTCCTGGCCGGTGAGGAGATGCTGCGTTCCAAGGGCGGAGACTCCAACAGCTATAAGTCTTCGGATGAAGTGAACAATATCCGCTGGGATGACCTGACGGCAGGCAGCGCCAATATGGCCATGCGGGATTTCTACCGCGGCCTGATTGCGATGCGGAAGGCGAATCCGTTCCTGACCGGCGGGGAGATCGCCTGTGAGGTGCTGGAGGATAACGCGATCGAAGTCCGCTGGACAGAGGATGAAAAGCTGGTTGCCTATGCCCTGGTCAATCCCAAAGCTGACCGGGAGGTGACCCTGCCGGAGGGTGAATGGCAGGCACTGCTGTATAACGAAACTATCGATCCGGAAGGCACGCAGACCCTCAGCGGAACGGTGACGGCGGCGGAGCGTACGGTGCTGCTGGTCCGGGCCAAATAA
- a CDS encoding CapA family protein — protein MIARDRLRKAILLLVVLLLPAWTVSASASGEWLAFSGENDPAELLFPVQEYTGTVRITFLGDCTLGGEEKTRNAARGFNRVIEQNGMEYPFRNLTALTAGDDLTVANLEGVLSDRDLSKVKKTYNFKGATAYTEILKAGSVECVTLANNHSHDYDTAGYLDTKAALDAAGIAYFGTDCTAVWKNEDGLMIGFLGVSGSLSGNRAKDYAKRADFLHAAGCAAVITVMHAGTEYASEPDGYQQQIVNRALDCGTDLIIGHHPHVVQGWEERNGVPVVYSLGNCVFGGNTNPKDYDALAVQAELFFREGELEEITLRFYPLSVSGEPGRNDYSPVLLEGADAERVLKKMEESTGVSPGRFDPDAGAVVSVSVKH, from the coding sequence ATGATCGCAAGGGACAGACTGAGGAAAGCAATCCTGCTGCTGGTGGTGCTTCTGCTGCCGGCCTGGACTGTTTCTGCGTCCGCGTCCGGCGAGTGGCTGGCTTTCTCCGGGGAGAATGATCCGGCGGAGCTGCTCTTTCCTGTCCAGGAATATACCGGCACGGTCCGGATTACCTTCCTGGGGGACTGTACCCTCGGCGGGGAGGAGAAAACCCGGAACGCGGCCCGGGGGTTTAACCGGGTGATTGAGCAGAACGGGATGGAATATCCCTTCCGGAACCTGACAGCCCTTACGGCGGGGGATGACCTGACGGTGGCCAATCTGGAGGGTGTGCTTTCAGACCGGGATCTTTCCAAAGTCAAAAAGACCTATAATTTCAAAGGGGCCACGGCCTATACGGAAATCCTGAAGGCGGGATCCGTGGAATGCGTCACCCTGGCCAACAATCATTCCCATGACTATGATACTGCCGGATACCTGGATACGAAGGCGGCGCTGGATGCTGCCGGTATCGCTTATTTCGGCACGGACTGCACAGCAGTCTGGAAGAATGAGGACGGCCTGATGATTGGCTTCCTGGGCGTATCCGGATCGCTTTCCGGCAACCGGGCGAAGGATTATGCAAAGCGGGCGGACTTTCTCCATGCTGCCGGCTGCGCGGCAGTGATTACGGTGATGCATGCCGGGACGGAATACGCGTCCGAACCGGACGGCTATCAGCAGCAGATTGTAAACCGGGCCCTGGACTGCGGCACGGACCTGATCATCGGCCATCATCCCCATGTGGTGCAGGGCTGGGAGGAACGGAACGGTGTGCCGGTGGTCTACAGCCTGGGCAACTGTGTTTTCGGCGGCAACACCAACCCGAAGGATTACGACGCGCTGGCAGTGCAGGCGGAGCTTTTCTTCCGGGAGGGGGAGCTGGAAGAAATCACCCTGCGTTTCTATCCGCTCTCTGTTTCCGGTGAACCCGGGCGCAACGATTATTCACCGGTGCTGCTGGAGGGTGCGGACGCAGAGCGGGTGCTGAAAAAGATGGAGGAATCCACCGGGGTGTCTCCGGGCCGCTTTGATCCGGACGCGGGCGCGGTGGTCAGCGTTTCCGTAAAGCATTGA
- a CDS encoding histidine phosphatase family protein, whose amino-acid sequence MRIIFVRHGEPDYAHDCLTEMGKLQAVEAAERLRNEGIEEIFSSPLGRAAETAAATAELLKRPVQTLDYMRELHWGSTDGNPLPSNGHPWDLADLMAEEGWDLTNPGWREHPYFKNNQVTANADMVAEKTDEWLRSLGYEREGAFYRCVRPDNRQKTVALFSHGGSSAAAMGHILNLPFPYACGLFHLEFTGITIIRLDKNPGSRRLPCLELANDGRHIHGPHYHRLNDM is encoded by the coding sequence ATGAGAATTATCTTTGTCCGTCACGGTGAACCGGATTACGCCCATGACTGCCTCACGGAGATGGGGAAACTGCAAGCGGTGGAAGCCGCGGAACGCCTCCGGAATGAAGGCATTGAAGAGATATTTTCTTCTCCCCTGGGCCGGGCGGCTGAAACCGCGGCTGCAACGGCGGAACTGCTGAAACGGCCGGTGCAGACCCTGGATTATATGCGGGAGCTGCACTGGGGCAGCACGGACGGAAACCCGCTTCCGTCGAACGGCCATCCCTGGGACCTGGCGGACCTGATGGCGGAGGAAGGCTGGGATCTGACAAATCCCGGCTGGCGGGAACATCCGTATTTCAAAAACAACCAGGTGACCGCAAACGCGGATATGGTGGCGGAAAAGACGGACGAATGGCTGCGCTCCCTGGGCTATGAGCGGGAGGGTGCTTTTTACCGGTGTGTGAGGCCGGACAACCGGCAGAAGACGGTGGCGCTGTTCAGCCATGGCGGTTCTTCCGCCGCGGCCATGGGGCATATCCTGAACCTGCCGTTCCCCTATGCCTGCGGACTGTTCCACCTGGAATTCACCGGCATCACCATCATCCGGCTGGACAAAAATCCGGGCTCCCGGCGGCTGCCCTGCCTGGAACTGGCCAATGACGGACGCCATATTCACGGCCCTCATTACCACCGGCTGAACGATATGTAA
- a CDS encoding O-acetyl-ADP-ribose deacetylase has translation MPFEIVRNDITTMKVDAIVNAANRSLLGGGGVDGAIHRAAGPELLAECRTLGGCETGEAKITKGYRLPARYVIHTVGPIWHGGHNGEKELLSACYRHSLELAVENGCQSIAFPMISAGAYGYPGDQAMAAAVETITGFLMNHDLMVYLVVFGRDSFLNSKKLFRDVKEYIDDVYAESRIRRRRENIRENLWHSDEKAALDYDMEICESLMGTSCSDAAEPKVQASAPAPAPALAPDWDEILKQTDEGFSQALIRLIDERGMTDAQCYKRANVDRKLFSKIHSNPAYKPSKPTVLAFAVALELTLPETKSLLKKAGFALTRSSKFDLVLEYCIKHRIYNIYDINEVLFELDMPLLGSGMG, from the coding sequence ATGCCCTTCGAAATCGTCAGAAATGATATCACCACCATGAAGGTGGACGCCATCGTCAACGCGGCCAACCGTTCCCTGCTGGGCGGCGGCGGTGTGGACGGCGCCATTCACCGTGCCGCGGGCCCGGAGCTGCTGGCGGAATGCCGCACCCTCGGCGGCTGTGAAACCGGCGAGGCGAAGATTACCAAAGGCTATCGGCTGCCGGCCCGGTATGTGATCCACACCGTCGGCCCCATCTGGCACGGCGGGCACAACGGCGAAAAAGAACTGCTTTCCGCCTGCTACCGTCATTCCCTGGAGCTGGCCGTGGAGAACGGCTGCCAGAGCATCGCCTTTCCCATGATTTCCGCCGGTGCCTACGGCTATCCCGGAGACCAGGCCATGGCGGCGGCCGTGGAAACCATTACCGGCTTCCTGATGAACCATGACCTGATGGTCTATCTTGTCGTATTCGGACGCGACTCCTTCCTGAACAGCAAAAAGCTGTTCCGCGACGTGAAGGAATACATCGACGACGTCTATGCCGAATCCCGCATCCGGAGAAGAAGGGAAAATATCCGTGAAAACCTCTGGCATTCGGATGAAAAGGCCGCGCTGGACTATGACATGGAGATCTGCGAGTCCCTTATGGGGACCTCCTGCTCTGATGCGGCGGAACCGAAAGTCCAGGCGTCCGCCCCGGCTCCCGCTCCCGCTCTTGCTCCCGACTGGGATGAAATCCTGAAGCAGACGGATGAAGGTTTTTCCCAGGCCCTGATCCGGCTGATCGATGAACGCGGCATGACAGACGCTCAGTGCTACAAGAGAGCCAATGTGGACCGGAAGCTGTTCAGCAAAATTCATTCCAACCCGGCCTACAAACCCAGCAAGCCCACCGTGCTCGCTTTTGCGGTAGCGCTGGAACTTACCCTGCCGGAAACCAAATCCCTGCTGAAGAAGGCCGGGTTTGCCCTGACCCGCAGCAGCAAGTTTGATCTTGTCCTGGAATACTGCATCAAACACCGGATCTACAATATCTACGACATCAACGAAGTGCTCTTCGAACTGGATATGCCGCTGCTCGGCTCCGGCATGGGCTGA
- a CDS encoding vWA domain-containing protein — MKKNLTEMVFILDKSGSMSGLEADTIGGFNGMIEKQKKEEGEALVSTVLFSDESHVIHDRVDLQKIEPMTDRQYYVGGCTALIDAIGGAIHHIGNVHKYAREEDRPEHTIFVITTDGMENASRHYTSDKVKSMVKRQKEKYGWEFLFLGANIDAVETAARFGINEDRAVNFCNDAQGQALNYSEVSEAVRMVRSCAPLGRAWKRKIEEDFKSRKGD, encoded by the coding sequence ATGAAAAAGAATCTGACAGAAATGGTCTTCATCCTTGACAAGAGCGGTTCCATGTCCGGGCTGGAGGCTGATACCATCGGCGGTTTCAACGGCATGATCGAAAAGCAGAAGAAGGAAGAAGGCGAAGCCCTGGTCTCCACCGTACTGTTTTCCGATGAAAGCCACGTCATCCACGACCGGGTGGACCTGCAAAAGATTGAGCCGATGACAGACCGGCAGTATTACGTCGGCGGCTGCACCGCCCTGATCGACGCCATCGGCGGGGCGATCCACCATATCGGCAACGTCCACAAATACGCCCGGGAGGAAGACCGGCCGGAGCACACGATCTTCGTCATTACCACGGACGGCATGGAAAACGCCAGCCGCCACTATACCAGCGACAAGGTCAAGAGCATGGTCAAGCGGCAGAAGGAAAAATACGGCTGGGAGTTCCTCTTCCTGGGAGCGAACATCGACGCCGTGGAGACGGCCGCCCGCTTCGGAATCAATGAGGACCGGGCCGTGAACTTCTGCAACGACGCCCAGGGCCAGGCGCTGAACTATTCCGAGGTTTCTGAAGCAGTCCGGATGGTCCGCAGCTGCGCGCCGCTGGGCCGTGCCTGGAAGCGGAAGATTGAGGAAGACTTCAAATCCAGGAAAGGCGATTAA
- a CDS encoding RNA polymerase sigma factor — protein MTGIQGPDSEKRERLTVLIRQYEKDILRICYLYLRETELAKDAVQDTFLKAYTHLDDLHDQAKAKSWLARIAVNICRDHLRSPWVTRMNRYVQPEDLRIPAAQPDETNTALTQAVMNLPRKHREAVTLRYIQGYDIQETAEILGITPSAVSRRCRRACIRLRSELEGSDDHNG, from the coding sequence GTGACAGGAATCCAGGGCCCGGATTCTGAAAAAAGGGAAAGACTGACCGTCTTGATCCGTCAATACGAAAAAGACATCCTGAGAATCTGCTATCTGTACCTGCGCGAGACGGAACTTGCCAAAGACGCCGTACAGGATACTTTTCTGAAAGCATATACCCATCTGGACGATCTTCATGACCAGGCCAAAGCCAAAAGCTGGCTGGCCAGAATCGCGGTCAACATCTGCCGGGATCATCTTCGCAGCCCCTGGGTGACGCGCATGAACCGGTATGTCCAGCCGGAAGACCTCCGGATTCCCGCGGCGCAGCCGGACGAAACAAACACCGCGCTGACACAGGCCGTCATGAACCTGCCCCGGAAGCACCGGGAAGCAGTGACACTCCGCTATATCCAGGGATATGACATACAGGAAACAGCAGAGATTCTGGGAATCACACCTTCTGCCGTATCAAGAAGATGCAGGCGGGCCTGCATCAGACTCAGGAGTGAACTGGAAGGGAGCGACGATCACAATGGATGA
- a CDS encoding CotH kinase family protein → MNWKGATITMDEHKAQERIHKTVRDNLSWLDRLPSQETEILEQTMKEADPLITVINGNTETMIPSAYVPARYHIRTWLRPVLAIAAVLVLITGFWTAQRNGFVGSVTPDVVTQPAGSDETPGLPAAVVTDEIRQPEVLSLDRIDLYVEPDLLWNSESGILTEGENVDKKNLPFKNTVYRRMKDAGVKVDGELVYRSDEGAVLFRDQIKLCLDGDFSLDMPQKSFLIDAADGSFDFPLFDDRSAASYPSLLLRNSGNDSMFTRIQDGVQHRLVERHTDAKLLTQAWRPVQVYLNDEYWGMYNMREPIDAHTICRYEQLPDEMAKDVTILSISGSFRIQGDNKAYKQMLTKIKNSNPAENPADLEYLEQEVDIDSFLDWFTVEMFFGNSDIGTGEIYRVSGGKWKCLITDLDYGLYNSGYNSVQSYLKDKGMGGKGIDNTIFLKILSVDKYKDLFFTKLGNLFHSLTSSVMESEVDACVAWIEPGMKAHIDRWAQYYDRNVIFDVPQTPEGAWKYWEQRVARLRNVIRKRPTRLYNFIQEYFGMTDEEMAVYFPTDIPRNVDEIPNAI, encoded by the coding sequence GTGAACTGGAAGGGAGCGACGATCACAATGGATGAACACAAAGCACAGGAACGCATTCATAAAACTGTCCGTGACAACCTGTCCTGGCTGGACCGGCTTCCTTCCCAGGAAACAGAAATCCTGGAACAAACAATGAAGGAGGCTGATCCTTTGATTACAGTAATAAACGGAAACACTGAAACCATGATCCCGTCGGCATATGTCCCGGCACGTTATCATATACGCACCTGGCTTCGGCCGGTACTGGCCATCGCTGCCGTACTGGTGCTGATCACCGGATTCTGGACTGCCCAGCGCAACGGATTTGTCGGCAGCGTCACCCCGGACGTTGTCACGCAGCCGGCCGGCAGCGATGAAACCCCCGGACTTCCCGCGGCCGTTGTTACAGATGAAATCAGGCAGCCGGAAGTTCTTTCCCTGGACCGCATTGACCTGTATGTGGAACCTGATCTGCTGTGGAACAGCGAATCCGGCATCCTGACAGAGGGCGAAAACGTTGATAAGAAAAACCTTCCCTTCAAAAACACGGTCTACCGGCGAATGAAGGATGCCGGCGTCAAAGTGGACGGTGAACTGGTTTACCGCAGTGATGAGGGCGCGGTTCTCTTCAGGGATCAGATCAAACTTTGCCTGGACGGAGATTTTTCCCTGGATATGCCGCAGAAAAGTTTCCTGATCGACGCAGCGGACGGTTCCTTTGACTTCCCGCTGTTTGACGACAGATCCGCCGCATCCTATCCCTCCCTCCTGCTGCGGAATTCCGGAAATGACAGCATGTTTACCCGAATCCAGGACGGCGTACAGCACCGCCTGGTCGAAAGGCATACGGACGCGAAGCTGCTGACCCAGGCCTGGCGGCCGGTCCAGGTATACCTGAACGACGAATACTGGGGCATGTACAACATGCGGGAACCCATCGACGCCCATACCATCTGCCGCTACGAACAACTTCCGGACGAAATGGCGAAAGACGTCACCATTCTGAGTATCAGCGGCAGTTTCAGAATACAGGGGGACAATAAAGCATATAAACAAATGCTCACAAAAATCAAAAACAGTAATCCGGCGGAAAACCCGGCGGATCTGGAATACCTGGAGCAGGAAGTGGATATTGATAGTTTCCTGGACTGGTTCACTGTGGAAATGTTTTTCGGCAACAGCGATATCGGGACCGGAGAAATATACAGAGTCTCCGGTGGCAAGTGGAAATGCCTGATTACAGATCTCGACTACGGCCTGTATAATTCCGGTTACAATTCCGTACAGAGCTATCTGAAAGATAAGGGCATGGGAGGGAAAGGAATCGACAACACGATCTTCCTGAAGATCCTTTCGGTGGATAAGTACAAAGACCTGTTTTTCACCAAGCTGGGAAACCTGTTCCATTCCCTGACATCCAGCGTCATGGAAAGCGAAGTGGATGCCTGCGTCGCCTGGATTGAACCCGGTATGAAGGCGCATATTGACCGCTGGGCGCAGTATTACGACAGAAATGTCATTTTTGATGTTCCCCAAACCCCGGAAGGCGCCTGGAAATACTGGGAGCAGCGTGTTGCCCGGTTGCGGAATGTCATACGCAAGCGGCCCACCCGGCTGTACAACTTCATCCAGGAATACTTCGGAATGACCGATGAAGAAATGGCCGTATACTTCCCAACCGATATCCCGCGCAATGTGGATGAAATACCGAATGCCATTTAA
- a CDS encoding GNAT family N-acetyltransferase encodes MENEEIKIELYTKEKIPDVVAFEKQLREEEDVWGWEIDDAYIKSVTDSFKDPRFKNALSLLAYLGEQVVGRIDVVRIPSYFDGTVKAYLDWICVLKSARHKGVAQALMKEMRSRLKAEGIDTLIALTASNDEAQRFYKSVPDSSMHDIGIWIDIK; translated from the coding sequence ATGGAAAATGAAGAAATAAAGATTGAACTGTATACCAAAGAAAAGATTCCGGACGTGGTGGCGTTTGAAAAACAGCTGCGGGAGGAAGAAGACGTCTGGGGCTGGGAGATCGATGATGCTTATATCAAAAGCGTGACGGACAGTTTCAAGGATCCCCGGTTCAAAAACGCCCTTTCCCTGCTGGCTTATCTCGGGGAACAGGTAGTGGGCCGGATTGACGTGGTTCGGATTCCTTCTTATTTTGACGGAACCGTCAAGGCTTACCTGGACTGGATCTGCGTGCTGAAGAGCGCCCGGCATAAGGGCGTGGCCCAGGCGCTGATGAAAGAGATGCGCAGCCGGCTGAAGGCGGAAGGCATTGATACGCTGATCGCGCTGACAGCCAGCAATGACGAAGCCCAGCGGTTCTACAAATCCGTTCCGGATTCATCCATGCACGACATTGGAATCTGGATTGATATCAAATAA
- a CDS encoding radical SAM protein, protein METASLLIANYCVPCHSFCRYCLLASCGKATGVDYKAGEALGGRVIREMKEARPDLQCSYYIGYCMDTPDLPEFLRFSREHQGAAATFLQMNGFAFREDQELAELMENIREAGVELIDLTFYGTEEYHDRFAGRKGDFRFLLRMLDQACKAGLQVRVSIPLIRENLSQIPELYEMVSAYPLHRCACFLPHSKGRGRTIPEQRITKQEFEQLPEEIRKAFAKTKHMTEAEWLVSDEMAEPVDRGLILVLTPDNYEKYNRMSAAEILAELEAMDDRYLQEMPSLQELARMYGDPQNQQLFRIRDLALLWQQQYIAETGNRIYDMHDETHSFSVHLRADELLINRMVVENGK, encoded by the coding sequence ATGGAAACAGCCTCACTGTTGATTGCCAACTATTGCGTACCCTGCCATTCTTTCTGCCGGTATTGCCTGCTGGCATCCTGCGGGAAAGCCACAGGGGTGGATTACAAGGCAGGAGAAGCATTGGGCGGCAGGGTTATCCGGGAAATGAAAGAAGCACGCCCTGATCTTCAATGCAGCTATTATATCGGCTACTGTATGGACACACCGGATCTGCCGGAGTTCCTGCGCTTCAGCCGGGAGCATCAGGGAGCCGCGGCAACGTTCCTGCAGATGAACGGGTTTGCCTTCCGCGAGGACCAGGAACTGGCGGAGCTGATGGAGAACATTCGTGAAGCCGGTGTGGAACTGATTGACCTGACTTTCTACGGCACCGAGGAGTATCATGACCGCTTTGCGGGGCGGAAGGGAGACTTCCGGTTCCTGCTCCGGATGCTGGATCAGGCGTGTAAAGCAGGACTTCAGGTGAGAGTCAGTATTCCCCTGATCCGGGAGAACCTGTCCCAGATACCGGAACTCTATGAAATGGTGTCTGCATACCCGTTGCATCGGTGCGCCTGCTTCCTGCCGCACAGCAAGGGACGGGGCAGGACCATACCGGAACAACGGATCACGAAGCAGGAGTTTGAACAGCTGCCGGAAGAAATCAGAAAAGCGTTTGCTAAAACAAAACATATGACGGAAGCGGAATGGCTTGTTTCCGATGAAATGGCAGAACCGGTCGATCGGGGCCTGATACTGGTGCTGACGCCGGACAATTATGAAAAATATAACCGGATGAGCGCAGCGGAAATCCTGGCTGAGCTGGAGGCAATGGATGACCGGTACCTGCAGGAAATGCCTTCCCTTCAGGAACTGGCCCGGATGTACGGAGACCCGCAGAACCAGCAGCTGTTCAGGATCCGGGACCTGGCGCTGCTCTGGCAGCAGCAGTATATCGCTGAAACCGGAAACAGGATTTATGACATGCACGATGAAACCCATTCCTTCAGCGTGCATCTCCGGGCGGATGAACTATTGATCAACAGGATGGTAGTGGAAAATGGAAAATGA
- a CDS encoding GNAT family N-acetyltransferase, which yields MESTRVLIRRMEKGDEASFVSGIADRALRIAYGFPADMDDTVSAKIFERFSGLNNSYSLVEKKTGTVIGFLLEVEPELPENLRTGLPVKGRTLAYAVFPAYQRKGYMLEALQAVIPELFRSTGAEYVHCGHFEENVPSRELLRKLGFREYARHQNRDKLIIDEILRRGV from the coding sequence ATGGAAAGTACCAGAGTGCTGATCCGGCGGATGGAAAAAGGGGATGAAGCGTCCTTTGTCAGCGGGATTGCCGACAGGGCACTGCGGATTGCCTACGGGTTTCCGGCGGATATGGATGACACGGTTTCCGCGAAGATTTTTGAAAGATTCTCCGGGTTGAACAACAGTTATTCGCTGGTGGAGAAAAAGACAGGAACGGTGATCGGATTCCTGCTGGAAGTGGAGCCGGAGCTGCCGGAGAATCTGAGGACGGGATTACCGGTGAAAGGGAGAACCCTGGCTTATGCCGTGTTTCCGGCCTACCAGCGGAAGGGATATATGCTGGAAGCCCTGCAGGCGGTGATTCCGGAACTGTTCCGGAGTACGGGTGCGGAATACGTTCACTGCGGACACTTTGAGGAGAATGTCCCCAGCCGGGAACTGCTCCGCAAACTGGGATTCCGGGAGTATGCCAGGCATCAGAACCGGGATAAACTGATTATTGATGAAATACTGCGGCGAGGGGTGTGA